One segment of Nocardia farcinica DNA contains the following:
- a CDS encoding MCE family protein → MTLIFAGLAVVFSQMRFAREHGYHAVFTSSSGILPGAKVRIAGVPVGSVTSVEVGKDYLAHVEFDVDRKYRLLTSTRAQIKYENLVGDRYLELLDGPGSADVLKAGGTIPKERTAPALDLDMLLGGFKPLLRGLDPGQVNDLTEALLQVFQGQGGTLVSLLDSGGSFAKTLGERDALIGSVIDNLNTVLATIDERGEQFDTTLTELQRLVSGLAQDRDPIGAAIPRIAGATGDLTDLLAQARPDLRNTVEQTGRLATNLNAGEDTMQWVIERLPETYRKLIRIGSYGSFLALYVCATNFIIDGPDGKPLLVNMPGGQDTGRCAF, encoded by the coding sequence ATGACGCTGATCTTCGCCGGTCTCGCCGTCGTGTTCAGCCAGATGCGCTTCGCGCGGGAACACGGCTACCACGCGGTGTTCACCAGTTCCTCGGGCATCCTGCCCGGGGCGAAGGTGCGCATCGCCGGTGTGCCGGTCGGCTCGGTGACCTCGGTGGAGGTGGGCAAGGACTACCTGGCCCACGTCGAGTTCGACGTCGACCGCAAGTACCGGCTGCTCACCAGCACCCGGGCCCAGATCAAGTACGAGAACCTGGTCGGCGACCGCTACCTGGAACTGCTCGACGGGCCGGGCTCGGCCGACGTGCTGAAGGCGGGCGGCACCATTCCCAAGGAGCGCACCGCACCGGCCCTCGATCTGGACATGCTGCTCGGCGGGTTCAAACCGCTGCTGCGCGGTCTCGACCCCGGCCAGGTGAACGACCTGACCGAGGCGCTGTTGCAGGTGTTCCAGGGACAGGGCGGCACGCTGGTGTCGTTGCTCGACAGCGGCGGCTCCTTCGCCAAGACCCTCGGCGAGCGCGACGCGCTGATCGGCAGCGTGATCGACAACCTCAACACCGTGCTGGCCACCATCGACGAGCGCGGCGAGCAGTTCGACACCACCCTGACCGAACTGCAACGCCTGGTCAGCGGGCTGGCACAGGACCGCGACCCGATCGGTGCGGCGATCCCGCGGATCGCGGGCGCCACCGGTGACCTCACCGATCTGCTCGCCCAGGCCCGCCCCGATCTGCGCAACACCGTCGAGCAGACCGGCCGCCTGGCAACCAACCTGAACGCGGGCGAGGACACCATGCAGTGGGTCATCGAGCGGCTGCCCGAGACCTACCGCAAGCTCATCCGCATCGGCTCCTACGGCTCGTTCCTGGCCCTCTACGTCTGTGCCACGAACTTCATCATCGACGGACCCGACGGCAAACCGTTGCTGGTGAACATGCCCGGCGGCCAGGACACGGGAAGGTGTGCGTTCTGA
- a CDS encoding MCE family protein, whose protein sequence is MKLTRFVRIQLAIFAVLTVVGLTVMAGTYVQLPAMFGIGRYEVTVELAATGGLYEHANVAYRGTNVGRVQEVRLTPDGVAAKLSIDSSQKIPADVDAWVRSVSAIGEQYVDLIPPEQPGRGNLADGAVIPVGRTKLPQDVGTLLDQTDRLLSSVADTRLRQVIDEAFKAFNGAGPDLQRFIDSASLLVQEAQNSTEPTKKLIEQIGPLLDTQVRSDSAIRSWTADLATVTDQLRAHDPALRNLLRDSPAAMQRVTQQFNELQPTLPILLSNLVSMGQVSTIYHAGIEQILVVYPPLVAALMTAIRGPLEYGVLVDFMTTVHDPPACTTGFLPPDQRRSPSDTTFVETPPGLYCKIPQDSPIEVRGIRNTPCMEFPGVRAPTPELCRTGYVPEGDNPPFGPPNPVAPAGGPGTTESTEVAPAAYTAPAAARSYDPSTGVYIGTDGRTYRQGDVGPGGSGTVPASWQAMLEEQQR, encoded by the coding sequence ATGAAGCTGACCCGATTCGTCCGCATCCAGCTCGCGATCTTCGCGGTGCTGACGGTCGTCGGCCTGACCGTCATGGCGGGCACCTACGTGCAGCTGCCCGCCATGTTCGGCATCGGGCGCTACGAGGTGACCGTGGAGCTGGCCGCGACCGGCGGGCTGTACGAGCACGCCAACGTCGCCTATCGCGGCACCAATGTCGGCCGGGTGCAAGAGGTTCGGCTCACCCCGGACGGGGTGGCGGCGAAGCTGTCCATCGACTCCAGCCAGAAGATCCCCGCCGACGTCGACGCCTGGGTGCGCAGCGTCTCGGCGATCGGCGAGCAGTACGTCGACCTGATCCCGCCCGAGCAGCCCGGCCGCGGCAACCTCGCCGACGGCGCGGTCATCCCGGTGGGGCGCACCAAGCTGCCGCAGGACGTGGGCACCCTGCTCGACCAGACCGACCGGCTGCTGTCCAGCGTCGCCGACACCCGGCTGCGCCAGGTGATCGACGAGGCGTTCAAGGCGTTCAACGGTGCGGGCCCGGACCTGCAGCGGTTCATCGACTCGGCCTCGCTGCTGGTGCAGGAGGCGCAGAACAGCACCGAGCCGACCAAGAAGCTGATCGAGCAGATCGGGCCGTTGCTGGACACCCAGGTGCGTTCGGATTCGGCCATCCGCTCGTGGACGGCGGATCTGGCGACGGTGACCGATCAGCTGCGCGCGCACGACCCGGCACTGCGCAACCTGCTGCGCGACAGCCCGGCCGCCATGCAGCGGGTCACCCAGCAGTTCAACGAACTGCAACCGACGCTGCCGATCCTGCTGTCGAATCTGGTGAGCATGGGTCAGGTCTCGACGATCTACCACGCGGGCATCGAACAGATCCTGGTCGTCTACCCGCCGCTGGTCGCGGCGCTGATGACCGCGATCCGCGGCCCGCTGGAGTACGGCGTGCTGGTCGACTTCATGACGACGGTGCACGATCCGCCGGCCTGCACCACCGGCTTCCTGCCGCCCGACCAGCGGCGCTCGCCGAGCGACACCACGTTCGTCGAGACCCCGCCCGGCCTGTACTGCAAGATCCCGCAGGACTCGCCGATCGAGGTGCGCGGCATCCGCAACACGCCGTGCATGGAGTTCCCCGGCGTCCGGGCGCCCACGCCCGAGCTGTGCCGCACGGGGTATGTGCCCGAGGGCGACAACCCGCCGTTCGGTCCGCCCAACCCGGTCGCGCCCGCCGGCGGGCCCGGCACCACCGAGTCGACCGAGGTCGCACCCGCCGCGTACACCGCGCCGGCCGCCGCTCGGTCCTATGATCCGTCGACCGGTGTCTACATCGGCACCGACGGCCGCACCTACCGGCAAGGCGATGTCGGCCCCGGCGGTTCCGGGACGGTACCGGCGAGCTGGCAGGCGATGCTCGAGGAGCAGCAACGATGA
- a CDS encoding sensor histidine kinase has product MPLRVTLVLALVVFAGLGLLVSGAVVTSALEKSLLARTDQQLRDAVMTRPRVRPTVPPPATDPRTPPSPFYIVSESTSGTGTLVLRPFNVDAAPDLSGTPVGEPVTVDSVGDAPVRWRVLTVVSGDDRTTIALPMTQNEETVQRLVMLQVVVGLAVLAVLALAAYFVIRRSLRPLRRVENIAAAIARGDLFRRVPVRGTNTEVDRLSRSLNGMLAQIQSAFAATEASEAAARESEARMRRFVADASHELRTPLTTIRGFAELYRQGATTDPAMFMDRIEHEARRMGLLVEDLLMLARLDAQRPLEIGTVDLLTVAGDAVHNARAVAAAADPAGPRRRIELDVQAGTGTLEVPGDEDRLRQVLANLLNNALTHTPPDAAVTVRLTPEPDEVILAVADTGPGLTPEAAERVFERFYRTDVSRARASGGSGLGLSIVQALVVAHGGSVSVDSAPGAGATFTVRLPRAGRRAPHRGAAGNVRSA; this is encoded by the coding sequence GTGCCGTTGCGGGTGACCCTGGTGCTCGCGCTGGTGGTGTTCGCCGGGCTCGGCCTGCTGGTCTCCGGCGCGGTGGTCACCTCGGCGCTGGAGAAGTCGCTGCTGGCCCGCACCGATCAGCAGTTGCGCGACGCGGTGATGACCCGCCCACGGGTGCGCCCGACGGTGCCGCCGCCTGCCACCGATCCACGCACCCCGCCGAGCCCGTTCTACATCGTCAGCGAAAGCACCTCGGGCACCGGCACGCTCGTGCTGCGGCCGTTCAACGTGGACGCCGCACCCGACCTGTCCGGCACGCCCGTGGGTGAACCGGTGACCGTCGACTCGGTGGGTGACGCGCCGGTGCGCTGGCGGGTGCTCACCGTCGTCAGCGGCGACGACCGCACCACGATCGCGCTGCCGATGACGCAGAACGAGGAGACCGTGCAGCGGCTGGTGATGCTGCAAGTGGTGGTGGGACTGGCGGTGCTGGCGGTGTTGGCGCTGGCCGCCTATTTCGTGATCCGGCGCAGTCTGCGCCCGCTGCGGCGGGTGGAGAACATCGCCGCCGCCATCGCGCGCGGCGATCTGTTCCGCCGTGTCCCGGTGCGCGGCACCAACACCGAGGTGGACCGGCTCTCCCGCTCGCTGAACGGGATGCTGGCCCAGATCCAGTCGGCCTTCGCCGCGACGGAGGCCTCGGAGGCGGCGGCGCGGGAATCGGAGGCCAGGATGCGCCGCTTCGTCGCCGACGCCAGCCACGAACTGCGCACCCCGCTGACGACGATCCGCGGCTTCGCCGAGCTGTACCGGCAGGGCGCCACCACCGATCCCGCGATGTTCATGGACCGCATCGAGCACGAGGCGCGGCGGATGGGCCTGCTGGTGGAGGATCTGCTCATGCTGGCGCGCCTGGACGCGCAACGCCCGCTCGAGATCGGCACCGTGGATCTGCTGACGGTCGCGGGCGACGCGGTGCACAACGCCCGCGCGGTGGCCGCGGCGGCGGACCCGGCCGGCCCCCGGCGCCGGATCGAACTCGACGTCCAGGCGGGCACGGGCACCCTCGAGGTGCCCGGCGACGAGGACCGGCTGCGGCAGGTGCTGGCGAATCTGCTCAACAACGCGCTGACGCACACACCACCGGACGCCGCGGTGACCGTCCGGCTCACCCCGGAGCCCGACGAGGTGATCCTGGCGGTCGCCGACACCGGCCCCGGGCTCACGCCGGAGGCCGCCGAGCGGGTGTTCGAGCGCTTCTATCGCACCGACGTCTCCCGGGCGCGGGCCAGCGGCGGGTCGGGGCTCGGGCTGTCGATCGTGCAGGCGCTGGTGGTGGCGCACGGCGGCAGCGTGTCGGTGGACAGTGCCCCCGGCGCGGGCGCGACGTTCACCGTGCGGCTGCCGCGAGCGGGCCGCCGTGCCCCGCACCGGGGCGCGGCCGGGAACGTCAGATCGGCGTGA
- a CDS encoding MCE family protein gives MNEQRSPAVTIGIVGIVVAVAVALSALQFDRLPFIRAGAAYTAYFADAGGLVPGDNVQVAGVRSGRVDEVELAGDKVLVRFTLDESIVLGDKTSAAIKTNTVLGRKSLEVVPAGAGALRRADTIPLERTTSPYSLNDALGELATTVDGLDMDKVDQTLDALSATFADTPAPLRAALDGVTELSRTINSRDQALSQLLERAQNVTKILSDRSAQINALLLDGNQLLGELDARRTAIGQLIVHVNGLAQQLRGLVADNEAQLQPALDRLNSVLDVLQRNRQNITEALDGLGPFAAALGEQVGNGPWFNAYVVNATSVGLQPLVDALVWPEHLPADLRNFFLNPPPSIEPAVQEPPR, from the coding sequence ATGAACGAGCAGCGATCTCCCGCCGTGACCATCGGCATCGTCGGCATCGTCGTCGCGGTCGCCGTCGCTCTGTCGGCCCTGCAGTTCGACCGGTTGCCGTTCATCCGGGCGGGCGCGGCCTACACCGCCTACTTCGCGGACGCGGGCGGGCTGGTGCCCGGCGACAACGTGCAGGTGGCCGGGGTGCGTTCGGGACGCGTCGACGAGGTGGAGCTGGCCGGCGACAAGGTGCTGGTGCGCTTCACCCTCGACGAGTCGATCGTGTTGGGCGACAAGACGTCCGCAGCGATCAAGACCAACACCGTGCTCGGGCGCAAGTCGCTCGAGGTGGTGCCCGCCGGGGCAGGGGCGCTGCGCCGCGCGGACACCATCCCGCTCGAGCGCACCACCTCGCCGTACTCGCTCAACGACGCGCTCGGCGAGCTGGCCACCACGGTGGACGGGCTGGACATGGACAAGGTCGACCAGACACTGGATGCGCTCTCGGCCACCTTCGCCGACACCCCCGCGCCGCTGCGCGCGGCGCTCGACGGGGTCACCGAGCTCTCCCGCACGATCAACAGCCGCGACCAGGCGCTCTCGCAGCTGCTGGAGCGGGCGCAGAACGTCACCAAGATCCTGTCCGACCGCAGCGCGCAGATCAACGCGCTGCTGCTGGACGGCAACCAACTGCTCGGCGAACTGGACGCCCGCCGCACCGCGATCGGGCAGCTCATCGTGCACGTCAACGGGCTGGCGCAGCAGCTGCGCGGGCTGGTCGCCGACAACGAGGCGCAGCTGCAACCCGCCCTGGACCGGCTGAACTCGGTGCTGGACGTGTTACAGCGCAACCGGCAGAACATCACCGAAGCGCTCGACGGGCTCGGGCCGTTCGCGGCCGCGCTCGGTGAGCAGGTGGGCAACGGCCCGTGGTTCAACGCCTACGTCGTCAACGCCACCAGCGTCGGTCTGCAGCCCCTCGTCGACGCCCTGGTCTGGCCGGAGCATCTGCCCGCCGACCTGCGCAACTTCTTCTTGAACCCGCCGCCCTCGATCGAGCCGGCCGTGCAGGAGCCGCCCCGATGA
- a CDS encoding MCE family protein, whose amino-acid sequence MRRARRTATVLALGVSLTLGLTACEWDGLNSLPMPGAEGTGEGAYQIRIQMPNVTTLTANSPVRVDDVDVGSVTDIEVQDWHALVTVSLNRDVRLPANAIAKIGQTSLLGSNHVELSPPTDVVPEGQLRPGDVIPLDRAGAYPTTEEVLSSLSVVLNGGGIAQLETITKELNAALTGREDAIRDLLPQLNELTTNLRDQTGDIIAAMEGLDRFGGQLAQQRTVLETALDGIHPALTVLADRRENITRAITALGELSDVTQRVIDTSGENLKANLASLGPVLQQLADTGNNLTESLKILLTFPFPMKNLDNAIKGDYLNLFMTVDMTGKRLDTNWLTGTPLGGRFGGVEGIVGSFAPTTASDTGNPATGPIAGPTPTPSPTPTIPGLPPIPGLPAIPGLTVPLEGGQGR is encoded by the coding sequence ATGAGACGCGCGCGTCGCACCGCGACGGTTCTGGCGCTGGGCGTGTCGCTGACCCTCGGCCTCACCGCCTGCGAATGGGACGGCCTGAACTCGCTGCCCATGCCCGGCGCCGAGGGCACCGGCGAGGGCGCCTATCAGATCCGGATCCAGATGCCGAATGTCACCACGCTGACCGCGAATTCGCCGGTCCGGGTGGACGACGTCGACGTGGGCTCGGTAACCGACATCGAGGTGCAGGACTGGCACGCCCTGGTGACCGTCTCGCTCAACCGGGACGTGCGCCTGCCCGCCAACGCCATCGCCAAGATCGGCCAGACCAGCTTGCTCGGTTCCAACCACGTCGAGCTGAGCCCGCCGACCGACGTCGTCCCCGAAGGGCAGCTGCGGCCGGGTGACGTCATCCCGCTGGACCGGGCCGGCGCCTACCCGACCACCGAGGAAGTGCTGTCCTCGCTGTCGGTGGTGCTCAACGGCGGCGGCATCGCGCAACTCGAGACCATCACCAAGGAGCTCAACGCCGCGCTGACCGGCCGCGAGGACGCCATCCGGGACCTGCTGCCGCAGCTGAACGAGCTGACCACGAACCTGCGCGACCAGACCGGCGACATCATCGCCGCGATGGAGGGCCTGGACCGGTTCGGCGGCCAACTCGCCCAGCAGCGCACCGTGCTCGAGACCGCGCTCGACGGGATCCACCCGGCGCTGACCGTGCTGGCCGACCGCCGCGAGAACATCACCCGCGCCATCACCGCGCTGGGCGAGCTCAGCGACGTCACCCAGCGGGTCATCGACACCAGCGGGGAGAACCTGAAGGCGAACCTGGCCAGCCTCGGCCCGGTGCTGCAACAGCTGGCCGACACCGGCAACAATCTCACCGAGTCGCTGAAGATCCTGCTGACCTTCCCGTTCCCGATGAAGAACCTGGACAACGCGATCAAGGGCGACTACCTCAACCTGTTCATGACCGTCGACATGACCGGCAAGCGGCTGGACACCAACTGGCTGACCGGCACCCCGCTGGGCGGGCGCTTCGGCGGCGTGGAGGGCATCGTCGGCAGCTTCGCCCCGACCACGGCCAGCGACACCGGCAACCCGGCCACCGGCCCGATCGCCGGGCCGACACCCACCCCGTCGCCGACGCCGACCATCCCGGGCCTGCCGCCGATTCCCGGTCTGCCCGCCATCCCCGGGCTCACCGTTCCGCTCGAGGGGGGACAGGGCCGATGA
- a CDS encoding response regulator transcription factor, translating into MTGVPAAAPPEARVLVVDDEPMIVELLSVSLRFQGFEVETAVDGAQALDKARSFRPQAMIVDVMMPGIDGFGLLPRLRADGIDAPVLFLTARDDVQDKVAGLTLGADDYITKPFSLEEVVARLRVVLRRAGHGAPVRESSRIRFEDIELDDDTHEVWKAGVPVSLSPTEFTLLRYFMVNAGTVLSKPRILDHVWRYDFGGEVGVVETYVSYLRKKVDTGERRLIHTLRGVGYVMRAPGR; encoded by the coding sequence ATGACCGGTGTGCCCGCTGCCGCGCCGCCCGAGGCGCGCGTCCTCGTCGTCGACGACGAGCCGATGATCGTCGAGCTGCTCTCGGTGAGCCTGCGCTTCCAGGGCTTCGAGGTGGAGACGGCGGTCGACGGCGCGCAAGCGCTGGACAAGGCGCGCTCGTTCCGCCCGCAGGCGATGATCGTGGACGTGATGATGCCCGGCATCGACGGGTTCGGCCTGCTGCCGCGGCTGCGCGCCGACGGCATCGACGCGCCGGTGCTGTTCCTCACCGCCCGCGACGACGTGCAGGACAAGGTGGCCGGGCTGACGCTGGGCGCCGACGACTACATCACCAAGCCGTTCAGCCTCGAGGAGGTGGTGGCGCGGCTGCGGGTGGTGCTGCGCCGGGCCGGGCACGGCGCGCCGGTGCGGGAGAGTTCGCGGATCCGGTTCGAGGACATCGAACTCGACGACGACACCCACGAGGTGTGGAAAGCCGGTGTGCCGGTGTCTTTGTCGCCGACCGAGTTCACCCTGTTGCGGTACTTCATGGTGAACGCGGGCACGGTGCTGAGCAAGCCGCGGATCCTGGATCACGTGTGGCGCTACGACTTCGGCGGCGAAGTCGGCGTGGTGGAGACCTACGTGTCGTATCTGCGCAAGAAGGTGGACACCGGTGAGCGCAGGCTGATCCACACCCTGCGCGGCGTCGGCTACGTGATGCGGGCGCCGGGCCGGTGA
- a CDS encoding MCE family protein, with product MADSKQLRDALGLKLAGLAMVLALVAIVAVALTMFVGGFTRTATVLVQAPRSGLVLDPDAKVKVRGVEIGKVAAVRQDENGATLELALDPEKLKLVPANAGVDIRSTTVFGAKYVNFVVPQVPSSDSLRPGATVVAEQVTVEFNTLFQHLSDVLAKLEPQKLNATLAALGQALQGRGQTLGTLLADLDVYLREMNPTLPTLREDLRATADVSHLYADTVGDLLRTVDNAVVTSQTLVDEQSSLDDMLANLTGLADTTGSVLRENEQNLGTALDLLRPTTALLDEYAPGLNCMINAVANLLPVGEAVFGGNQPGVAMNTNFMFGAEPYTYPDDLPKVNATGGPRCEGLVDRVPGSHANYVVTDTSEGGPYVPSMELKFNGPKVFQLLFAGLPGVSAP from the coding sequence ATGGCGGATTCCAAGCAGTTACGCGATGCGCTCGGCCTCAAACTGGCCGGGCTGGCGATGGTGCTCGCGCTGGTCGCGATCGTCGCGGTCGCGTTGACCATGTTCGTCGGCGGTTTCACCAGGACCGCGACGGTGCTGGTGCAGGCACCGCGCAGCGGTCTGGTGCTCGACCCCGACGCCAAGGTGAAGGTGCGTGGCGTGGAGATCGGCAAGGTCGCCGCGGTGCGCCAGGACGAGAACGGCGCCACGCTGGAGCTGGCACTCGACCCCGAGAAACTGAAGCTGGTGCCCGCCAACGCGGGCGTGGACATCAGGTCCACCACGGTGTTCGGCGCCAAGTACGTCAATTTCGTTGTGCCGCAGGTGCCGTCCTCGGATTCGCTGCGGCCCGGCGCGACCGTGGTCGCCGAGCAGGTCACCGTCGAGTTCAACACGCTGTTCCAGCACCTGTCCGATGTGCTGGCCAAACTCGAACCGCAGAAGCTCAACGCCACGCTGGCGGCGCTGGGCCAGGCATTGCAGGGCCGCGGCCAGACCCTGGGCACGCTGCTGGCCGATCTGGACGTGTACCTGCGCGAGATGAACCCCACCCTGCCGACGCTGCGCGAGGATCTGCGCGCGACCGCCGACGTGTCGCACCTGTACGCCGACACCGTCGGTGATCTACTGCGCACCGTGGACAACGCGGTGGTCACCAGCCAGACCCTCGTCGACGAACAGAGCAGCCTGGACGACATGCTCGCCAACCTCACCGGGCTGGCCGACACCACCGGGTCGGTGCTGCGGGAGAACGAGCAGAACCTCGGCACCGCACTGGATCTGCTGCGACCGACCACGGCACTGCTCGACGAATACGCGCCGGGCCTGAACTGCATGATCAACGCGGTCGCGAATCTGCTGCCGGTGGGCGAGGCGGTGTTCGGCGGCAACCAGCCCGGCGTCGCGATGAACACCAACTTCATGTTCGGCGCCGAGCCCTACACCTATCCCGACGACCTGCCGAAGGTGAACGCGACCGGCGGCCCGCGCTGCGAGGGCCTGGTCGACCGGGTACCGGGCAGCCATGCGAACTACGTCGTCACCGACACGAGCGAGGGCGGGCCGTACGTGCCGTCGATGGAGCTGAAGTTCAACGGACCCAAGGTGTTCCAGCTGCTGTTCGCCGGCCTGCCGGGGGTGAGCGCGCCGTGA
- a CDS encoding alpha,alpha-trehalose-phosphate synthase (UDP-forming) — MTDQPSDESQHAPSDPETGAVRTGANAPQGAGSGFVVVANRLPVDLERLPDGSTRWKRSPGGLVTALEPVLRNNKGAWVGWAGVPDVDVDPIIEDGLELHPVPLSAQEVADYYEGFSNGTLWPLYHDVIVRPTYDRAWWAAYVQVNRRFAEETAKVAAEGATVWVQDYQLQLVPKMLRMLRPDLTIGFFLHIPFPPVELFMQMPWRTEIIEGLLGADLIGFHLPGGAQNFLYLARRLAGQPTSRGTVGVRSKLGVVQVGFRTVRVGAFPISIASAELDEQSRRRSIRERAAKIRAELGNPKNILLGVDRLDYTKGIDIRLNALEELLVEGRFDPAETVMVQLATPSRERVESYIQMRGDIERQVGRINGEFARVGYPVVHYLHRPIPRDELLAFFVAADVMLVTPLRDGMNLVAKEYVACHSGLNGALVLSEFTGAAAELRQAYLCNPHDLDSVKDAIVSALEDDRETKRRRMRSLRRQVLAHDVDRWARAFLDALAQDQVAGSALITENDDYGDNDAPTR; from the coding sequence ATGACCGATCAGCCGTCCGACGAATCCCAGCACGCCCCGTCCGACCCGGAGACCGGTGCGGTGCGCACCGGCGCGAACGCGCCGCAGGGCGCGGGTTCCGGCTTCGTCGTGGTGGCCAATCGGCTGCCGGTCGACCTGGAACGTCTGCCCGACGGCAGCACGCGCTGGAAGCGCAGCCCCGGTGGTCTGGTGACGGCATTGGAGCCGGTGCTGCGCAACAACAAGGGCGCCTGGGTCGGCTGGGCCGGCGTCCCCGACGTCGACGTCGACCCGATCATCGAGGACGGGCTCGAACTGCATCCGGTGCCGCTCTCGGCCCAGGAGGTCGCCGACTACTACGAGGGTTTCTCCAACGGCACGCTGTGGCCGCTCTACCACGACGTCATCGTCCGGCCCACCTACGACCGGGCCTGGTGGGCCGCCTACGTGCAGGTCAACCGGCGCTTCGCCGAGGAGACCGCGAAGGTCGCCGCCGAGGGCGCGACGGTCTGGGTGCAGGACTACCAGTTGCAGCTGGTGCCCAAGATGCTGCGGATGCTGCGGCCCGATCTCACCATCGGCTTCTTCCTGCACATTCCGTTCCCGCCGGTCGAGCTGTTCATGCAGATGCCGTGGCGCACCGAGATCATCGAGGGTCTGCTCGGCGCCGACCTGATCGGATTCCACCTGCCCGGCGGCGCGCAGAACTTCCTGTATCTGGCGCGGCGGCTGGCCGGTCAGCCGACCTCGCGCGGCACCGTCGGTGTGCGGTCCAAGCTGGGCGTGGTGCAGGTCGGCTTCCGCACGGTGCGGGTGGGCGCCTTCCCGATCTCGATCGCCTCGGCCGAACTGGACGAGCAGTCGCGCCGGCGGTCGATCCGCGAGCGCGCCGCCAAGATCCGCGCGGAGCTGGGCAATCCGAAGAACATCCTGCTCGGCGTCGACCGGCTCGACTACACCAAGGGCATCGACATCCGCCTCAACGCGCTGGAAGAGCTGCTGGTCGAGGGCCGCTTCGATCCGGCGGAGACGGTGATGGTACAGCTGGCCACCCCCAGTCGAGAGCGGGTGGAGAGCTACATCCAGATGCGCGGTGACATCGAGCGCCAGGTGGGACGCATCAACGGCGAGTTCGCCCGCGTCGGCTACCCGGTGGTGCACTACCTGCACCGGCCGATCCCCCGTGACGAACTGCTCGCCTTCTTCGTCGCCGCCGACGTCATGCTGGTGACGCCGCTGCGCGACGGCATGAACCTGGTGGCCAAGGAGTACGTGGCCTGCCACAGCGGCCTCAACGGCGCGCTGGTGCTCAGCGAGTTCACCGGTGCGGCGGCCGAACTGCGCCAGGCCTACCTGTGCAACCCGCACGACCTGGACAGTGTCAAGGACGCCATCGTCTCCGCGCTCGAGGACGACCGGGAGACCAAGCGCCGCCGGATGCGCTCGCTGCGCCGCCAGGTGCTCGCCCACGACGTCGACCGCTGGGCCCGCGCCTTCCTCGACGCGCTGGCCCAGGACCAGGTGGCAGGCAGCGCCTTGATCACCGAGAACGACGACTACGGGGACAACGACGCGCCCACCCGGTGA
- a CDS encoding MCE family protein, which produces MNSSKIFRKPPRWVLLLAGAVVVALVAAGAYQGITRLGTTTVTAYFPSTNGLYAGDDVRVLGVKVGRIDKVEPGHERVKVTMTVDRGVDLPADARAVIVSPSLVTARFIQLAPAYTGGEKLGDGDEIPIERTAVPVEWDDIKAELSKLATTLGPVGDDQQGSFGRFVDTAAENLDGNGERMRETLRELSATLNTLSDGRTDLFGTIRNLQQFVEVLSASNEQIVQFGGRLASVSSVLAGVSEDLGAGLDNLDLAVADVQRFLDSSGAELTESTQRLAEVTQILVDKRPEVERVLHSGPTALVNFYQLYKPAQGTLTGAVALNNTADPLSFLCGSVRALEENDSDRSADLCATYLAPVIDSLAMNYAPIMLNPATGVQAFPNQLTFSPPSLANEVPDEVKNPRPVPAVTVPNGLAGLAIPGGGR; this is translated from the coding sequence ATGAACAGCTCGAAGATCTTCCGCAAACCGCCGCGCTGGGTGTTGCTGCTCGCGGGCGCCGTGGTGGTGGCGCTCGTCGCCGCGGGCGCCTATCAGGGCATCACCCGCCTGGGCACCACCACGGTCACCGCCTACTTCCCGTCCACCAACGGCCTCTACGCCGGCGACGACGTGCGGGTGCTCGGCGTCAAGGTGGGCCGCATCGACAAGGTCGAGCCGGGCCACGAGCGGGTGAAGGTGACGATGACGGTCGACCGCGGCGTCGACCTGCCCGCCGACGCCCGCGCGGTGATCGTCTCGCCCTCGCTGGTGACCGCCCGCTTCATCCAGCTCGCCCCGGCCTACACCGGTGGGGAGAAGCTCGGCGACGGCGACGAGATCCCGATCGAGCGCACCGCGGTGCCGGTCGAATGGGACGACATCAAGGCCGAGCTGTCCAAGCTGGCCACCACCCTGGGCCCGGTCGGCGACGACCAGCAGGGCTCGTTCGGCCGGTTCGTCGACACCGCGGCGGAGAACCTCGACGGCAACGGCGAGCGCATGCGCGAAACGCTGCGCGAACTGTCGGCCACGTTGAACACGCTCTCCGACGGCCGCACCGACCTGTTCGGCACCATTCGCAACCTGCAGCAGTTCGTCGAGGTGCTCTCGGCGAGCAACGAACAGATCGTGCAGTTCGGCGGCAGGCTGGCCTCGGTGTCGTCGGTGCTGGCCGGGGTCTCGGAGGATCTCGGCGCGGGCCTGGACAACCTGGACCTGGCCGTGGCCGACGTGCAGCGCTTCCTCGACAGCAGCGGCGCCGAGCTCACCGAGAGCACCCAGCGCCTGGCCGAGGTCACCCAGATCCTGGTCGACAAGCGGCCCGAGGTGGAGCGCGTGCTGCACTCCGGGCCGACCGCGCTGGTGAACTTCTACCAGCTCTACAAGCCCGCGCAGGGCACGCTCACCGGCGCCGTCGCCCTGAACAACACCGCCGACCCGCTGAGCTTCCTGTGCGGTTCGGTGCGCGCGCTGGAGGAGAACGACTCCGACCGCAGCGCCGACCTGTGCGCGACCTACCTGGCCCCGGTAATCGACTCGCTGGCGATGAACTACGCGCCGATCATGCTCAACCCGGCCACCGGCGTGCAGGCCTTCCCGAACCAGCTGACCTTCAGCCCACCGAGCCTGGCGAACGAGGTGCCCGACGAGGTGAAGAACCCGCGGCCCGTCCCGGCGGTCACGGTGCCCAACGGCCTGGCCGGGCTGGCGATTCCGGGAGGTGGACGATGA